The following are encoded together in the Zingiber officinale cultivar Zhangliang chromosome 8A, Zo_v1.1, whole genome shotgun sequence genome:
- the LOC122010655 gene encoding nuclear transcription factor Y subunit C-2-like, with amino-acid sequence MISAEAQIPFAKACELFVLQLTIRSWLHAEKNKRCTLQKKDFLVDIVPQESGRPRRRNSSQGRRRAHPQGALLLRSTAAGAHGTTGGHVRVSPAGVADIGGLRRRAEFRCAGICLAAAATTRIS; translated from the coding sequence ATGATCTCAGCGGAGGCGCAAATACCGTTCGCCAAGGCCTGCGAGCTCTTCGTCCTCCAGCTCACTATCCGCTCCTGGCTCCATGCCGAGAAGAACAAGCGGTGCACCCTGCAGAAGAAAGACTTCCTCGTCGACATCGTCCCGCAGGAGTCAGGACGGCCTCGCCGCCGTAACAGCAGCCAAGGACGACGCCGTGCTCACCCCCAGGGTGCGTTATTATTACGCTCCACCGCGGCGGGGGCTCATGGGACAACTGGCGGACATGTACGGGTATCTCCCGCCGGTGTGGCAGACATCGGAGGACTGCGGCGGCGGGCAGAGTTTCGATGTGCAGGGATTTGCCTCGCCGCTGCCGCCACCACCAGGATCAGCTAA